In Uranotaenia lowii strain MFRU-FL chromosome 2, ASM2978415v1, whole genome shotgun sequence, one genomic interval encodes:
- the LOC129742112 gene encoding carbohydrate sulfotransferase 5-like, with product MKLRINWICIWGIFSLLILFVIIALRLLGDGFKPEERAAILRLKEVHEYPRLELLTSGSDDGDSEFNSLPEKTLRLLEEVLEFQRLRLREELFKFSDDRGVFRGSNLSLENGGQPVRSLIVSTWRSGSTFLGQILNSVPGSFHHEEPLIEYDINQIRRPSHVKIALNYIKQLFNCNYTGLEYMLDSSHSTTYFSFRLNKRLWPYCKLYMNFCLDPKLMEPFCKLFPVQNMKIVRLRASLLTPLLEDTSLNLRIILLIRDPRGILGSRKHVSWCDNHPDCYYPPIVCNDLLQNYNAAVELKRRFPSRFT from the exons ATGAAGCTGAGGATCAATTGGATCTGTATTTGGGGCATATTCTCTTTGCTCATTTTATTCGTTATCATCGCCCTTCGATTACTGGGAGATGGCTTCAAACCGGAGGAACGTGCAGCCATTTTACGCCTGAAAGAGGTCCACGAGTATCCAAG ATTGGAGCTTTTAACGTCTGGATCTGACGATGGCGATTCTGAATTTAATTCGTTGCCGGAAAAAACGCTCAGATTACTAGAAGAAGTGCTCGAGTTCCAACGACTTCGTTTGCGTGAAGAGTTGTTTAAATTCTCAGATGACAGGGGAGTGTTCCGAGGCTCCAATCTGAGTCTCGAAAATGGAGGTCAACCCGTGAGAAGTCTGATAGTTTCAACTTGGCGGTCTGGATCGACATTCCTAGGTCAGATTTTGAATTCGGTACCGGGAAGTTTTCATCACGAGGAACCGTTGATCGAGTATGATATCAATCAGATACGTCGGCCGTCACACGTTAAGATTGCCCTCAATTATATCAAACAACTGTTCAACTGCAACTACACCGGATTGGAGTACATGCTGGATTCTAGCCACTCTACCACTTATTTCAGCTTTAGACTAAATAAGCGGCTATGGCCTTATTGTAAGCTTTATATGAACTTCTGTTTGGATCCCAAGCTGATGGAGCCTTTCTGCAAACTGTTTCCCGTACAAAACATGAAAATCGTAAGACTACGGGCATCGCTTCTAACACCTCTTCTTGAAGATACCAG CTTGAATTTGAGGATTATATTGCTGATTCGAGATCCTCGGGGTATCCTAGGGTCCCGAAAGCATGTAAGCTGGTGCGATAACCATCCGGATTGCTACTATCCGCCGATAGTTTGTAACGATTTGCTACAAAATTACAATGCGGCCGTTGAACTAAAACGACGTTTCCCATCGCGATTCACGTAA
- the LOC129742113 gene encoding uncharacterized protein LOC129742113, with protein sequence MKLKINWISIWGILSLLILFVIITLRLEEDGLKPEERAVILQLKEVHEYPRLELFTSGSDDGDSKSNSFPENTLGLLEEVLEFQRHRLREELLEFPNPVDKNNDKGVFRSSNLSLKNGGQPVRSLIVSTWRSGSTFLGQILNSIPGSFHHEEPLILYDTNQIRGPHVKIAINYIKQLFNCNYTGLEYILDSSHATNYYSFRLNKRLWPYCKLYLNFCLDPKLMEPFCKLFPVQNMKVLRLRASLLTPLLEDTR encoded by the exons ATGAAGCTGAAGATCAATTGGATCAGCATTTGGGGCATATTATCTTTACTCATATTATTCGTTATCATCACCCTTCGATTAGAAGAAGATGGCCTCAAACCGGAGGAACGAGCAGTCATTTTACAACTGAAAGAGGTCCATGAGTATCCAAG ATTGGAGCTTTTTACGTCTGGATCTGACGATGGTGATTCTAAATCTAATTCGTTTCCGGAAAACACACTCGGATTACTAGAAGAAGTGCTCGAGTTCCAACGGCATCGTTTGCGTGAAGAGTTGTTAGAATTCCCCAATCCGGTTGATAAGAACAATGACAAGGGGGTGTTCCGAAGCTCTAATCTTAGTCTCAAAAATGGAGGTCAACCCGTGAGAAGTCTGATAGTTTCAACTTGGCGTTCTGGATCGACATTCCTAGGTCAGATTTTGAATTCGATACCGGGAAGTTTTCATCACGAGGAACCGTTGATCCTGTATGATACCAATCAGATACGTGGGCCACACGTTAAAATTGCCATCAATTATATCAAGCAACTGTTCAACTGCAACTACACTGGATTGGAGTACATTCTAGATTCTAGCCACGCTACAAACTATTATAGCTTTAGACTAAATAAGCGTCTATGGCCTTATTGTAAGCTTTATTTGAACTTCTGTTTGGATCCCAAGCTGATGGAGCCTTTCTGCAAACTGTTTCCCGTACAAAACATGAAAGTCTTAAGACTACGAGCATCGCTTCTAACACCTCTTCTTGAAGATACCAGGTAA